In Collimonas arenae, a single genomic region encodes these proteins:
- a CDS encoding fatty acid desaturase gives MHFSHLPEPVSPSAAMPHRKVIRSWLLPVAQRNTGRALALVLLDLCLFALAITATVWLQNTAIKLLFGAIAGFIIGRLFILGHDACHQSFTPHRRLNRWLGRLVFLPSLTLYSLWDVGHNMVHHGYTNLKGFDFVWHPLSLDEFQALPRWRQWLERVYRSGWAPWLYYLVEMWWQRMYFPNRRTMPTRRPVFVWDGVLVTMAALVWISLLVIAALATAQSIWLTLAAGFVLPFLFWNAMIGFVVYVHHTHTGIAWYDQKIKWAASQPFVSTTVHLTFRYRIGALLHHIMEHTAHHVDMSIPLYRLQEAQQILETMLPMRIVIQKFSWRWYFDTARRCKLYDFRRQCWTNFSGLPTSAAAVVS, from the coding sequence ATGCATTTCTCCCACTTGCCCGAACCGGTATCACCGTCGGCAGCCATGCCGCATCGCAAAGTGATCCGCTCCTGGCTGCTGCCGGTCGCGCAACGTAATACCGGCCGTGCGCTGGCATTGGTGCTGCTCGATCTGTGCTTGTTCGCGCTGGCGATCACCGCCACGGTCTGGCTGCAAAATACCGCCATAAAATTGCTGTTCGGCGCAATCGCCGGCTTCATCATCGGCCGTCTGTTCATCCTCGGCCATGATGCCTGCCATCAAAGCTTTACGCCGCACCGACGCCTCAATCGCTGGCTCGGCCGCCTGGTGTTCCTTCCCTCGCTGACGCTTTACAGTCTGTGGGATGTGGGCCATAACATGGTGCATCACGGCTATACCAATCTGAAAGGCTTTGATTTTGTCTGGCACCCGCTGTCGCTGGACGAGTTCCAGGCCCTGCCGCGCTGGCGTCAGTGGCTGGAGCGCGTCTACCGTAGCGGCTGGGCGCCGTGGCTGTATTACCTGGTTGAAATGTGGTGGCAGCGCATGTATTTTCCGAACCGCCGCACCATGCCGACCCGGCGTCCGGTATTTGTCTGGGACGGCGTCCTGGTGACGATGGCGGCGCTGGTCTGGATTAGCCTGCTGGTTATCGCCGCGCTGGCCACCGCGCAATCGATCTGGCTGACGTTAGCGGCTGGCTTTGTGTTGCCGTTCCTGTTCTGGAATGCAATGATCGGTTTTGTCGTCTACGTGCATCACACCCACACCGGCATCGCCTGGTACGATCAAAAAATCAAATGGGCGGCGTCGCAACCGTTTGTCTCGACTACCGTGCACCTGACCTTCCGCTATCGCATCGGCGCGCTATTGCATCACATCATGGAACACACCGCGCATCATGTCGATATGAGCATCCCGCTGTATCGCCTGCAGGAAGCACAGCAGATTCTTGAAACCATGCTGCCCATGCGCATCGTGATCCAGAAATTTTCATGGCGCTGGTATTTCGATACGGCGCGGCGTTGCAAGCTGTATGATTTCCGGCGCCAATGCTGGACCAATTTTTCCGGCCTGCCGACCAGCGCGGCTGCCGTCGTCAGCTGA
- the fnr gene encoding fumarate/nitrate reduction transcriptional regulator Fnr — protein MNHAPLHAAPLLDIRALRSSCSSCSMHQLCLPMGLDESEMQRLDGIIGRRRIARDETLYRIGDKFSALYAVRVGQFKTSQANPDGAQQITGFQMSGELLGMDAISTDTHQCDAMALEDSEICEIPFVRLEELFGDIPTLLRHFHRIMSKEITREQSVILLLGNMRAEQRFAAFLVNLSSRYAARGYSSTSFQLRMTREDIGNYLGLTIESISRLLSKLKKDGMLKVSNREIELVDLPALKRLATGGETCA, from the coding sequence ATGAATCACGCTCCCCTCCACGCAGCGCCGCTGCTGGACATCAGGGCCCTGCGCTCCAGCTGTTCGTCTTGCAGCATGCACCAGCTATGCCTGCCGATGGGGCTGGATGAGTCCGAGATGCAGCGCCTGGACGGCATTATCGGCCGCCGCCGCATCGCGCGCGATGAAACCTTGTATCGTATCGGCGACAAATTCAGCGCTTTGTATGCGGTACGGGTGGGCCAGTTCAAAACCTCACAAGCCAATCCCGACGGCGCCCAGCAAATCACCGGCTTCCAGATGAGCGGCGAATTGCTCGGCATGGATGCGATCAGCACCGATACCCATCAATGCGATGCGATGGCATTGGAAGATAGCGAAATCTGTGAAATTCCATTCGTGCGGCTCGAAGAACTGTTCGGCGACATCCCTACTTTGCTGCGGCACTTCCATCGCATCATGAGCAAGGAAATCACACGCGAACAAAGCGTCATTCTGCTGCTTGGGAACATGCGCGCCGAACAGCGCTTTGCCGCGTTCCTGGTCAACCTGTCGTCGCGCTACGCGGCGCGCGGCTATTCTTCGACCAGTTTCCAGCTGCGCATGACGCGCGAAGATATCGGCAACTATCTTGGCCTGACGATTGAAAGCATCAGTCGCCTGCTGTCCAAACTCAAGAAAGACGGGATGCTGAAAGTCAGCAACCGGGAAATCGAACTTGTCGACTTGCCGGCGTTGAAAAGACTGGCGACCGGCGGCGAGACCTGCGCCTGA
- the hemN gene encoding oxygen-independent coproporphyrinogen III oxidase, whose product MLTSPKPIAAVASLAALAFEPTLLRKLNQLGPRYTSYPTADRFSDVFGAEAYEQAVAGRRAMGARHALSLYLHIPFCDTVCYYCACNKVISKNLGKAAHYLTYLKREIAMQAALFQGMNRVEQLHFGGGTPTYLSDRQMSDLTAHLHQHFQFAPDQLGEYSIEVDPRTVTPKRIVTLRRQGFNRLSLGVQDFDHAVQKAVNRIQAEEDTLRIIDAARFAGFRSISIDLIYGLPKQSLTSIAQTLDKVIAAAPDRIAIYNYAHMPHLFKPQRRIAGDDLPTPASKIDMLFLCIRRLTEAGYIYIGMDHFARPEDDLAIAQRQGRLHRNFQGYSTHAEADLVSCGVSAISAVGASYSQNEKTLEAYYQRLDQQQLPIARGIKLSMDDLLRRLIIQRLMCHFELSLASIEMAHPVKFAAYFAKELAQLKLLETDGLLLLEDDWISVTMKGRLLIRNICMVFDRYLGTAKEPLRYSKTI is encoded by the coding sequence CCTCCTATCCGACGGCAGACAGGTTTTCCGATGTATTCGGCGCCGAAGCCTATGAGCAGGCGGTTGCCGGCCGGCGGGCGATGGGTGCGCGGCATGCCTTGTCGCTGTATCTGCACATTCCCTTTTGCGACACGGTTTGCTATTACTGCGCTTGCAACAAGGTGATCAGTAAAAACCTGGGCAAGGCCGCGCATTACCTGACTTACCTGAAGCGCGAGATTGCCATGCAGGCGGCTCTGTTTCAAGGGATGAACAGGGTTGAGCAGCTGCATTTCGGCGGCGGCACGCCGACCTATCTAAGCGATCGCCAAATGAGCGATTTGACGGCGCATCTGCACCAGCATTTCCAGTTTGCGCCGGATCAACTGGGCGAATATTCGATAGAAGTCGATCCGCGCACGGTCACGCCGAAGCGCATCGTCACGCTGCGCCGCCAAGGCTTCAACCGGCTCAGCCTGGGCGTGCAGGATTTCGACCACGCAGTGCAGAAGGCGGTGAACCGTATCCAGGCGGAGGAGGACACGCTGCGCATCATCGATGCCGCGCGCTTTGCCGGCTTCCGCTCGATCAGCATTGATCTGATCTATGGCTTGCCTAAGCAGAGCCTGACGTCGATTGCGCAAACACTGGACAAAGTGATTGCCGCTGCGCCGGACCGCATCGCCATCTACAACTATGCTCACATGCCGCACTTGTTCAAGCCGCAACGGCGGATTGCCGGCGACGATCTGCCGACGCCGGCCAGCAAGATCGACATGCTGTTCCTGTGCATCCGGCGCCTGACCGAGGCCGGCTATATATACATCGGCATGGATCATTTCGCCAGGCCGGAGGACGACCTGGCGATCGCACAACGGCAGGGACGCCTGCACCGCAACTTCCAAGGTTATTCGACGCATGCCGAGGCGGACCTGGTGTCATGCGGCGTATCGGCGATCAGTGCGGTCGGCGCTAGCTACAGCCAGAATGAAAAGACGCTGGAAGCCTACTATCAGCGGCTCGACCAGCAACAACTGCCGATTGCGCGCGGCATCAAACTGAGCATGGATGACTTGTTGCGGCGGCTGATCATCCAGCGTCTGATGTGCCATTTCGAATTGTCGCTGGCATCGATCGAGATGGCCCATCCTGTCAAGTTTGCCGCCTATTTTGCGAAAGAGCTGGCGCAGCTGAAATTGCTGGAAACGGATGGTTTGCTATTGCTGGAAGACGACTGGATCAGCGTCACGATGAAAGGGCGCTTGCTGATCCGGAATATTTGCATGGTGTTCGACCGTTACCTGGGTACTGCGAAAGAGCCTTTGCGGTACTCGAAAACCATCTGA